The stretch of DNA TCCTTTCCTGCATTCTTTGTCTTAAATAATATgaagatataataatatttgtcgGTGTCGTACTTACGACATCTAATAATGTAGTTGTAATGACGCTTGAACGTTCAAAGTCCATTCTCTTATCAGTTGCTTTCGATGATAGTAAGAGTTGTGCATAATCTATGAAATCTCGACTTCCGTCGATAGCATCGTCTATGCCATTTGCCTTTAGAATTAGGTGAAAagttataatatgaaatacattcggtattattgtacatatattattacattatacagAAGTCCGATTTTAATCTACAAATGCGAAGTACTGATAAATTATCTACTGTAAGAAAAAAATGTTTTGACAGTGTTTGACAGATTAAGTCTTTAACAATCTTCTTATAGTAGTAGGCTCTGGAACTAAAGTAcaagtaaataaaataagaataaaataaaaaatacaaaatttagtCCTATTCCCtgtatattattacaaattacatttaTCACTATTATTAGGTATTATAAGTATATAAAACATACTTTGGTAGTTTCATATTCGTATTCTAATTCGTCCATCTTTGTAGCCATTTCTAAGCTCTTTAATAATCTGGGTTCCTTCTTTGCATTATCCTTTTCAGGATCGTATAATTCGTATTGAGTTCCATAAACAGAATGCGTTTTACGAACAATCATGTGTTCTATCAGACGACATTCACCTTCTAACAGGAAATGGACATGATTCACCATTCCTTTACCATCACCTAACAAAaccttaaataattattttgtcaTTCCATTTACACTTATTCCGCTTCAATAGTATTTAACGAAAAATTTGCAGAAACTATCataaagaaaaagatatatCTTTGATGCTTGAATTATCTCATGAATGAATAAAGAACTATAAACCAAATTAACATAATTAAATTACTGGAAATACAAAATTTCGTTGTTGTATTAGCATTGTCCCATCGCGAGCACTTATAAAGTCTTTAGttactaatataatataaaaaatgtaagaatacttaatttttgtttttctgTGATATTAATATTATGAGTATTATTTTATGTAATGTAATTTTATACCTCATCAGGTTGAAAATCCTTTAATTTACTGAGAATACAACATTCTCGTATTGTTTCTTCGTCCCaacatttaaaataattgaaatgtaCTAAAGCATCCTGCAATATGTCCCACTCTCTTTTTAAAGGAGACCGCAAAACGTCATCGAATTCCAAGCGAGGAATGCGGATCAAATCTACTGCGGCTATAAGCAAAACAAGGTTATGTTTCTTacgtataatatttttgtatatgttgCATATTTTTACAATCTCGGTTACTCTGTTATAAAGCAATATATCTGCGTTACTTTTAGTAACACGAGAAAACGCTTAAGTAACGATTTGTTTGACTCGAGAGGACAGCTTATTATGATGCGAAACATTCTTTCTTCATGGTCACATTTTTcgagatttaaatattttcgtaatttattttttaatgaaaccttatatatttctgtatatCAGTTGTTAAAAACTGGCGATAAATTTTCAGTGATTTCAGCAGTACACCCAGTATATACCGCTTAAAGTTAAAGGTTTATCAAATTTAACTCCTTAATCCTCGTACAAACTCTAACTTTATCTAACTTTAAGGGGAAATAGACAGAAATACTACGTCACATACGCGCTATTGTTCGTGCAGGCAGGATAGCCTGCTACGAGAGGAGGAGAAATTGCTATTTTTGAGCGTCAACGTGACGCAGTTAGAAAACGCTGTGGCTGCGAAAACAGACAATAGAGGGGAGGGGCGCATAAAGGCATTGTGACTACCTCATTCTGGAGCAAATAGTTATCGACGAATTCGCAACTTTAGTCTCATCCATCAAAATCAAAGTTCATTGTCCGCTACCTAACTATCTGCAGTTGTACAAGACATACTCGTTGACTCATACGACATATTTCTGTGTCGATTATTGAAGGTTATCCTTTTCCGTCACATAAAACGGTTGTTACATGTTCATCAATCCGAATCCAGCAAAATTGTTAGACTCgcgatttctcctattttcacTGTGTTGGACACACCGCCAGAAAATTTAGGTCTTTGGCGTTTTTAAAAGTCGCATTCGCTTCTCAGTTCGCCTAACACTTATAGATACGTTTTTTATACCCTATATAACAATACTAAGTTCTTTtccatatataatacatattatataatgttaatcTTAAATTAAGTATTTTAGGACACAAATACTTTAACACTTTTatatagaaaatgaaaaaacgTATCGGATAATATATCAAGAGGTATAAGATTCAATTTTGAAAAGTTACGGAAACATCTAAATCTCGAAAAATATAaccataaaagaaatatttcgcGTTATAATATTTGTCCCTTGGAAGCAAGCAATTCATTCCTTAAACATTTCTTTGTATTATCAAAAGCAACGAGATATTGCTTTGTAACAAAATTACTGAGATGTATAGTGTGGATCtatgttttattttgtttgtgCTTTATATTTTCACAGATTCAACTGAAGAAGCAGAACTTGAAGAGAGATCCATTTTacctattaaaaattataactttggatattttatatatttttgtacattatatatgAGGTGGTTAagtcgtgataggtgcggaaggaacACTTGAGtatttttaacaatatatatttattaacatataccctatatgtactctttatgtgaaactcACGATTACTATTAGCGGTTCGTGATTCGCGATTACAAGTTCGAATGATGATTGCTTAGGATGTCGAGAAACTCGGGTCAATTATTACTGCTAACTATCAACAATCGACTCGGACTGACGTCTAACGACTGATTTTCCGTCACGATGATGCTACAGAGGAGAACtatgatggggtgtgtctaaggatacgagatcatcggatttgTCGAGGGAAGCCTTCGTTCAGAAAGTAAGGGAAATGAacgttgctgttaattcgttaatttctatgttggtggttgaggaaggatgctaaccgcctttgagagaaagttgctagcgggaagcatcgtacgtgagaaaagcagatttcTCGTATCTTCCCGTAGTAGGTGATAGATTTAGGGACTGGTGAGACAAAAGCTATTTGTTTGTACAAAAAACCTGTTGAGATAAATGTTAGGTTGGTATGATCACTGCAAAGTTGGTACGACTACTAATGACGCTCTTTTGTTTTCGTGTCCGCCACGTGTTAATTATCAGAAAGTATCTGGTGTGTTGTAATGGCTGTACATGGTGGTGAAATACAGAGTATACAAAATTAAATCTGTGTGAATCAATTAAATATCAAACCTCAAAACCTATTTAATAACAAAACCTTAGCCaaataaatcctaagatttatagcgggtccttaggctagcTGAAAATATACTGTGAGGATGTATGAACATCTAGCAATCATTTTATCCGAAGAATAGGGTCTTTAtgtagcgagccacgggacagaaaccgttggaaagtttactGTTGAGTGCCGCTACATATGCATTCTATACATTCTTGCATCTTTAAATGTTGTACGAATTCATAATAATTCACAATCTAATGATAATATTAACTTGACTTGATATTAAAACTTAACGATACaagattattttcaatattatatggtagataaatttataataaaatacaagcaATAAATATGTAGTTTACTGTACATACATACTTTTTGTAAATACTGCTGCTGATCTTGGTATTTCATGCAACAATGCGACTTCACCGAATATATCGCCAGGACTCAAGATGCCCATATCAATCTCTTCCGATTCACCTAAGCACAGATAGAATTTATAACGTTTCCTTACGCTTTTATAACACAACTACTTCTGCTCAGAAAATTTAAGGAATCCTTGTACAAGTCAAAATAAGACGACAATAAAGAATAGAGATATTGTAtttaaaatttcgtttgttAGTTTATGTAGTTATTTGTAACTTTACAAAACAAAGTAAATTTGTAACATATTGCAAGGCGACTATaaatacgaaataaatttcttttgttttacataattcgaaaaattttgttttttgCTTGTAAATTTCATTTACGGAAAGTTTGAAGACttatataaagaaaaatttattttacgtaCCAGTCCAACGATCAATAATTACTTTCGATGCGTTGACTTCTCCGCTTATAATGAAGTAAAGATTTTCAGCTTCGCGACCTTGTCGCACAATTACGCGATCAGGTCGTAAATATTGATAAAAGCATACCCCCGCTAAAATTTCTCTCAAATGTTCAGGATATTTTTTGAACACGcgaaactttttaaataattcatatatatattttctgtcGTCTGATGATCGGTCTTCTGGCCTCGTTAATAAATAAGAACGATCCTTAAATAAAAGGTGTAACTTTTATCTAAATTATTTCGATGGGCTGTGATTAATGACAATTTCTAGTTTTAttgtatttcatattataagtaaactgcggatgtttatacaaattcatatttccaAAGAATAGAACTGAGGAAGCAGAAGTTAAACAGAAATTTGTTTCCTGCACTATTTATAGATTGATAGAGAATGAATAAGAGATAAGCGTACAtaaaattttcttaaattttttGTAGAACGAGTAGTCGAAAAAGTGGACAAGCgttatatattacatacaaaTGTTATCAGTTTGCAACTGTACATTTGAACAAAGTACTcgtatttttataatacaaacTACATAGACTAAAATAACGGTAAAAAcattgttaaatatttattactaaATATTATTACGTATATAATACTCGGTATATTATTTATATGGAATATATTGctaaaatattttgcatatctATATTATGACTTAATTCACAAAAATTACTTTACCTCCCATTTTAATAGTAAAAATACGCATAAACAATATGTTTTCAGAAACTCTCGAAAttctaagaaaaagaaaaataaatggtAAAACAATCTCTTTTTGTTGTTACATAGTTTAGGAATCAATAATTTGGTACTTAAAGCTTACTATTTTatatgcataaacatccgcagtctagttaCATATAAATGAAAAGAAATGTTGAACCTCTAGAGTAAGAGCTTTCTTTTCGTGTTTTTTTTCTTGTGCCTTCCGAATATTAATTGTAATATCGTCACTGACTTCTTCAACTACAGACTTCTCGGTTAACCATTCGATATATTCCAAGACCAGTCTCACTGCAGCTCGGAAAAGATAGATCCCCTTTAACCTATTGATCTAAACGGTTATTATCATTACTATTAtcgtattattttaatattatgttttaacattattattaatattattttcagtGATCATATCGTTGGTTTAACGGAAAAATAACATCtcgaaaatttttaattttgagaTATCTGTACAAATTGATTCCACATTATTTTGTACCTGACTGTAAAATGTAAACATATTGTAATTATGCATTGTATTTACTAGGACAGAATTGAGAtaattattcaataaaattatACTTTTTAAAAAAACTGTTTTAATTCACAAAATCTGTTTACgtcatttttaataataaaaaatagccGCAAAGAATATTTTATCACAAATCCGAAAAATTTggaaaacaataaaaataaatagtaaaaCAACATTTCTTTTAGTTATACAAAAGTTAAATTAGTTTAGTTATACAAAAAGTTAAATTACCTGTAACATTATTATTTACAATTCATCCAGAAATTTTccaacaatttaaatttattaatataaatttaattgtttGCTTTTTTCTAAATTAGATattaaattgatatttaaatataaattatttaattattcattatataaATAGATAATAACTTTCTAGCTCAGCTCAATTTCCTGAGAATTTTACTTTCCTAGATATATTCTTCTTTTGATAATACGacaatgtataatattataccTACATATGTACAAtagtttaattattatatatttttattctctatggtgttttataatactttataattgtattttttatacTTACAACTAATTCTTTTTCTTATCATTTACAACTACAAATAAGAAGCGAATGATGTTcatatagtaaaattattatttaagaacttttatatgaatatatatagctatatctgaatatatacttatatgaACATGTACTAGATAGtcccaaaaatttctttcattttataaggaaatattattattatttccatttattatttcctttcgAGACAACCTGATGTACACTAATTTAAAACAATAAAACATTTGGTACTTTTGTATAGAGTTTGTAGCATGTAGTGTGTTTTTAATTGTCTacactttttttattttagcttTATATACTTTGTcttttatataaagttattaaagtattttgtaattaatccaaaaatattttatcaaactAGAAACAATCTTTCtcccaaattttaaatatggtAATTATTCGTTTAAGGATTATTATCAgcatttcttttcattttctccTACAAATAGTAATTACAGGATAGGAGGAAATTAAGTGGCATGACCATGACATCGTGATTCTATATTTCTGAATCGCTGGAgatttgttttaaaaaattgccGTACTACTGACCTAGATCTTGAAATTCAAAGTTAACCTTTTTTGCTCGAATTGTATTCTACTCAAACGAAAAACAATTGGTTcaagaaatattataataaattgtgttttttaaacaaaataacaGAAACAATGAATCTATCTTGGACCGGTTTTTGGAATGACTATCTCGATACTTTCCTATGAAGAAATGCGattctatttttaaaaaaacatAGTCGACCAACTGCAAAAATACCAATAACATTAAGTCGTGCTCTCTTCGACGTCATCCAACTTTTGTTTGAAAGGTCCTTTTTtgtacaataagtaatttcatGAAATCATGAAGTTAGTTGCTTCATTCTATTTAAGGTAGGCTATCTCACGTGctaagaaatattataatttcctGTTTTCTCATTAATATCACGTTATTTATTTTGTACCTGACTGTAAAATGTAAACATATCGTAAATCATGTCAATGGTAAAGCCAATGGAATTTTAGCATTATTTTTCGAAGAAACAGTTGAGTTACAATTCATGGTTCCTTTGACAAATTTGGTCCTCGTGATGAATAAAAAAACGATACAAGTAAAAAAAGATTTGATCTTGAATTTCATCTTTTTTTAACAAATCTCCATCAGTCCAGAGATGTAGAATCACTCCGTGGCAGTCATATCACTTGTCTCCTTCATCTCTATGTATgaagtatatgtatacatagttGAATCTGGGGCTGCCGAACCGATCCGAAGTTAAACCACTAACGTACAGGGTATAGGTTAAACTGCTCGCTTATGCTTATACCTAAATCACGTCCCGGAATCCGGTAACTTTTGGTTTCGCCTTCCGCCAAACTTTTTTTCAGATACTCGGGTATCCGTATACCACTATTTGAACGGTATGTAGAGTAATacagtatatatgtacatgtatatcaTGTCAGGGATATTGTATTCTTTTAGTTGCTAAAAAATATTGATATCCATAGGATATTTTAAGtgcaaacattttaaaaatatacgaaTTATTTATTG from Bombus affinis isolate iyBomAffi1 chromosome 3, iyBomAffi1.2, whole genome shotgun sequence encodes:
- the LOC126914689 gene encoding uncharacterized protein LOC126914689 codes for the protein MVSMINRLKGIYLFRAAVRLVLEYIEWLTEKSVVEEVSDDITINIRKAQEKKHEKKALTLEDRSYLLTRPEDRSSDDRKYIYELFKKFRVFKKYPEHLREILAGVCFYQYLRPDRVIVRQGREAENLYFIISGEVNASKVIIDRWTGESEEIDMGILSPGDIFGEVALLHEIPRSAAVFTKTAVDLIRIPRLEFDDVLRSPLKREWDILQDALVHFNYFKCWDEETIRECCILSKLKDFQPDEVLLGDGKGMVNHVHFLLEGECRLIEHMIVRKTHSVYGTQYELYDPEKDNAKKEPRLLKSLEMATKMDELEYEYETTKANGIDDAIDGSRDFIDYAQLLLSSKATDKRMDFERSSVITTTLLDVMNEWQKITDVAEMLMREPSSTSQQRYPADVRTIFMQICTFNRGACFGLGENMINRRIVATSSVRCFLVPRYWLRIHNRANIWERVKLFLDSKFPTEEQLFEKFVTNRRWLEYKKTLIEDIGRQGRRIHSNVTIHDVPYAIRIANDIGAEM